A window of Nitrospiria bacterium genomic DNA:
TGTTTGGCGTGAGGAGAAAAAATAGGTTTAAGGTTGGAGTTTTTAGGCCAGAAAAAACTAAACAACCAAGATAAACCCGAAAAACCTAATGAACCAGAGAAAAAAAAACTGATTTGTTTTTAGGATTATGATTAACCGAGAATCTATCCAAAAGATATTAATTCGAGGAACCAATTGGATTGGAGATTCGGTTCTGGCTTCCCCTGCCATTACCGCCATAGGGAAACATTTTGAAAAGGCAGAAATAACCTTGCTGGCAAAGCCTCACGTAGGGGACCTCCTTTCACGGCATCCTTTTATCCACCATCATTTGCATTTTGAAGATCAGGGGAAGCATCGTGGCTTTTTGGGAAAAAGAAAATTAATCCATGAGATTAAGGAAAAATCTTTTGATATGTTGATTCTTTTTCAAAATTCCTTTGAAAGTGCCCTTTTGGGGTTTTTTTCAAAAATTCCCATACGTTATGGGTATCGCACCGATGGAAGAAGATTTTTACTGACCCATCCCATTCCCGTTCCCAGAGATTTATTGAAAAAACACCATATTTATTATTACCTGGAGCTTCTAAAACCATTAAACATCAAAAGTGAACCATCCCTGACCCTTGAAACCTCTAAAGAAGAGGATGAGTGGGCCGATGAGCAACTCCAATCATTGGGTGGGTCCGAAGAAAATATATGGATCGGTTTTAATCCGGGGGCAGCCTATGGGACGGCCAAGCGGTGGCCCATGGAGCGTTTTTCTGAACTTGGAAGAAAATTGGTTCAGGGATATCCTGCAAAAGTTCTTCTTTTTGGGACCCAGGAGGAGGAAATTCTCGGAAAAAAGATTGCAGAGGGAATTCCAGGAAAGGCAGTGGTTTTGAATGGAAAAACCACCCTCCGCCAACTGATGGCCCTTTTAAAGAAGTGTGATTTATTGGTCACCAATGATTCTGGTCCAATGCATGTTGCTATGGGGCTGAAAGTTCCTGTGGTTGCCATATTTGGTTCAACCGATCCAAAAACAACCGGTCCTTTTGGAAGGGCGGGGATCGTCGTCAAACGAGAGGTGGTCTGCTCTCCCTGCCAACTTCGGGTGTGTCCCATTGATCATCGCTGTATGGAATGGGTTACTGTAGGCGAGGTTTTTACAGCGGCGGCGAAATGTTTGGAGGAAACCGGTTTTCCCCGATGGAAAACCTCTGTAAAAAATGAATCCTCCGTTGGGGCTAAAGGGAAACAGGTGACCGAGGTTGCGGTATTTTTGGACCGGGATGGAACTTTGAATAAGGACGTGGGGTATGTTGATCGCCGGGAGCGAATGGCTTTTTATCCAAGAAGTATCGCCGCCATTCAATTGCTCAATCAGGCGGGAATCAAAGTATTGTTAGTCACCAACCAAGCGGGGGTTGCCCGCGGCATAATGACTGAAGCGGCGGTTCAAACCCTTCACCGGGAATTGGTGCGATTACTCAAGCGTAAAGGTGCTTTTTTGGATGGAATTTATTATTGTCCACATCACCCTGAGGCAGGAAACTCACCTTATACCCAGGTGTGTCAATGCCGAAAACCAGCTCCAGGTTTAATTGAAAAGGCCTCCCAAGAGCATGGAATAGACCTCCGGCGCTCCTATGTGGTGGGCGATAAGTGGAGTGATATGGAGTTGGCCCGACGGGTGGGGGCTAGGGGAATCCTGGTTTTAACCGGTGATGGGAATCAGGAGGTCCACCGTTGTATTCGAAACGGGTCAAAAGCAGAGGTGGTGGTTCCTGATCTATATGAGGCGGTTCAATGGATTCTTAGAGACTTCTCTGCTGGGGGCCAAAGGGACATTAACCCCACCAAAGTGACCGAACTGAATTTAAAAATTTGAAATGTTAAATGGGTGAAAATGTTTTGATTAAAATTGAAAAAGACTCCCCCAAAATTGCCTTAATAAAACTGGGTTCAATCGGAGACTGTCTCCACATGCTTCCCCTGGTTTCCCTTTTAAAAAATATATTTCCAAAAGCCTATATCGTCTGGTTTGTAGAGGAGAAATCCAAAGAGATTTTGTTTAATCAAGCAGGGATTGATGAAATTATTATCGTGAACACCATGGAAATGAGGCAGCTATTTAAGAAAAGAAAATGGGGCCCTCTATTTTCCGAAATGAAGGGGTTTAGAAAACGATTGTCGGATTTTAAATTTGATTTGGCCATTGATGGCCAAGGCCTTATTAAAAGTGGGTTGATTACTTACTTGACAGGAGCTCCTATTCGGATTGGGTATTCTCATGAATTTTGCCGAGAAAAATTGAATATGTGTTTTACCACCCATCGGATTAAACCTTTAGGGGACTATGTGGTTGAGCAAACCCTATCCCTGGTTAGGGACGTAAAGGGTCTGAATGGAGAGCCAAAAAATTTTGAGCAATCTAAATATTTACATTTCATCCTCTCCCCAGAAGATAAAGAGCGGGTTTCTAAATGGCTTCAAAAAGTGGGGTTGGGGGATCGGAGAAATTTAATCGCTTTACATCCGGGGGCGGGGTTTCAAACAAAAAGATGGCCATTGGAACGATTTTTGGAACTTGGGGAATTATTAGAAATCCGGAAAGGGTTATCCATTTTATTCACACCGGGAGAAATGCTCAATGAGCTAGAACAGCTTTTGCTCTATAGAAAAAAGGCTCCTATGGTTGTTCCTCCTCTGAGCTTAAACGAATTGGCCGCACTGTATCAAAAATGCAGGGTGGTGGTGGCAGGAGACACCGGGCCTCTTCACTTAGCGGGGGCCGTAGGGTGTTCCACTGTGGGATTGTTTGGGCCATCCGATGGAAAGAGAAGCGCTCCATTGGGGGAACAACATCGAAATATTCAACGAACTTGTTTTTGTAGGGGAAATTCCAGGTATTTTCCGAGACAGTGTCGGATCGATAAATGGTGTATGGCGGAAATCAATGTAGAGGAGGTTTATTCCATGGTG
This region includes:
- the waaF gene encoding lipopolysaccharide heptosyltransferase II, which gives rise to MINRESIQKILIRGTNWIGDSVLASPAITAIGKHFEKAEITLLAKPHVGDLLSRHPFIHHHLHFEDQGKHRGFLGKRKLIHEIKEKSFDMLILFQNSFESALLGFFSKIPIRYGYRTDGRRFLLTHPIPVPRDLLKKHHIYYYLELLKPLNIKSEPSLTLETSKEEDEWADEQLQSLGGSEENIWIGFNPGAAYGTAKRWPMERFSELGRKLVQGYPAKVLLFGTQEEEILGKKIAEGIPGKAVVLNGKTTLRQLMALLKKCDLLVTNDSGPMHVAMGLKVPVVAIFGSTDPKTTGPFGRAGIVVKREVVCSPCQLRVCPIDHRCMEWVTVGEVFTAAAKCLEETGFPRWKTSVKNESSVGAKGKQVTEVAVFLDRDGTLNKDVGYVDRRERMAFYPRSIAAIQLLNQAGIKVLLVTNQAGVARGIMTEAAVQTLHRELVRLLKRKGAFLDGIYYCPHHPEAGNSPYTQVCQCRKPAPGLIEKASQEHGIDLRRSYVVGDKWSDMELARRVGARGILVLTGDGNQEVHRCIRNGSKAEVVVPDLYEAVQWILRDFSAGGQRDINPTKVTELNLKI
- a CDS encoding glycosyltransferase family 9 protein, which encodes MGENVLIKIEKDSPKIALIKLGSIGDCLHMLPLVSLLKNIFPKAYIVWFVEEKSKEILFNQAGIDEIIIVNTMEMRQLFKKRKWGPLFSEMKGFRKRLSDFKFDLAIDGQGLIKSGLITYLTGAPIRIGYSHEFCREKLNMCFTTHRIKPLGDYVVEQTLSLVRDVKGLNGEPKNFEQSKYLHFILSPEDKERVSKWLQKVGLGDRRNLIALHPGAGFQTKRWPLERFLELGELLEIRKGLSILFTPGEMLNELEQLLLYRKKAPMVVPPLSLNELAALYQKCRVVVAGDTGPLHLAGAVGCSTVGLFGPSDGKRSAPLGEQHRNIQRTCFCRGNSRYFPRQCRIDKWCMAEINVEEVYSMVVELLNE